One window from the genome of Toxotes jaculatrix isolate fToxJac2 chromosome 17, fToxJac2.pri, whole genome shotgun sequence encodes:
- the elavl1a gene encoding ELAV-like protein 1a isoform X4 translates to MAVRRGHTKYLKEVYDMSNGYEDHMGGDEGKDAKTNLIVNYLPQSMTQDELRSLFSSIGEVESAKLIRDKVAGHSLGYGFVNYLNPSDAERAISTLNGLRLQSKTIKVSYARPSSDTIKDANLYISGLPKSMTQKDVEDMFSRYGHIINSRVLVDQGTGTTGVSRGVAFIRFDKRAEAEDAVKNLNGQKPPGASEPITVKFAANPNQAKNTQLISQLYHNQSRRFGGPLHHQAQRFRFSPMGVDHMGSMGGVSVPGNSTSGWCIFIYNLGQDADESILWQMFGPFGAVTNVKVIRDFNTNKCKGFGFVTMTNYEEAAMAIASLNGYRLGDKILQVSFKTSKGHK, encoded by the exons ATGGCAGTTCGTCGAGGACACACTAAGTACTTGAAA GAGGTGTATGACATGTCAAACGGTTATGAAGACCACATGGGAGGGGACGAGGGGAAGGATGCCAAGACCAACCTGATAGTGAACTACCTGCCTCAGAGCATGACGCAGGATGAGCTGCGAAGCCTGTTCAGCAGCATCGGAGAGGTGGAGTCTGCCAAGCTCATTCGAGACAAAGTCGCAG gcCACAGTTTAGGGTACGGATTTGTTAACTATCTTAACCCTAGTGATGCAGAAAGAGCTATCAGTACACTGAATGGACTAAGGCTACAGTCCAAAACTATCAAG GTTTCATATGCACGGCCCAGCTCTGATACAATAAAGGATGCCAACCTGTATATCAGCGGCCTGCCAAAGTCCATGACCCAGAAAGATGTGGAGGACATGTTTTCACGTTATGGACACATCATTAATTCCCGGGTACTTGTTGATCAGGGTACAGGTACGACAG GTGTGTCCCGTGGGGTGGCTTTTATCCGATTTGACAAGCgggcagaggcagaggatgCCGTCAAAAACCTGAATGGCCAGAAACCACCGGGAGCCtctgagccaatcacagtgaAATTTGCTGCCAACCCAAACCAGGCAAAGAACACGCAGCTCATTTCTCAGCTCTACCACAACCAGTCCCGACGCTTCGGAGGACCCTTACACCACCAGGCACAGCGGTTTAG GTTTTCCCCCATGGGTGTTGATCACATGGGCAGCATGGGAGGCGTCAGCGTCCCTGGGAACTCCACCTCCGGCTGGTGCATCTTCATCTACAATCTGGGTCAAGATGCAGACGAGAGCATCCTGTGGCAGATGTTCGGCCCCTTTGGCGCTGTCACCAACGTCAAAGTGATCCGAGACTTCAACACCAACAAGTGCAAGGGCTTCGGCTTCGTTACCATGACAAACTACGAGGAGGCGGCAATGGCCATCGCCAGCCTGAACGGCTACCGGCTCGGAGACAAGATACTGCAAGTGTCCTTTAAGACCAGCAAGGGCCACAAGTAG
- the elavl1a gene encoding ELAV-like protein 1a isoform X2, with translation MAVRRGHTKYLKAHLADLQEVYDMSNGYEDHMGGDEGKDAKTNLIVNYLPQSMTQDELRSLFSSIGEVESAKLIRDKVAGHSLGYGFVNYLNPSDAERAISTLNGLRLQSKTIKVSYARPSSDTIKDANLYISGLPKSMTQKDVEDMFSRYGHIINSRVLVDQGTGVSRGVAFIRFDKRAEAEDAVKNLNGQKPPGASEPITVKFAANPNQAKNTQLISQLYHNQSRRFGGPLHHQAQRFRFSPMGVDHMGSMGGVSVPGNSTSGWCIFIYNLGQDADESILWQMFGPFGAVTNVKVIRDFNTNKCKGFGFVTMTNYEEAAMAIASLNGYRLGDKILQVSFKTSKGHK, from the exons ATGGCAGTTCGTCGAGGACACACTAAGTACTTGAAA gcCCACCTGGCCGACTTGCAGGAGGTGTATGACATGTCAAACGGTTATGAAGACCACATGGGAGGGGACGAGGGGAAGGATGCCAAGACCAACCTGATAGTGAACTACCTGCCTCAGAGCATGACGCAGGATGAGCTGCGAAGCCTGTTCAGCAGCATCGGAGAGGTGGAGTCTGCCAAGCTCATTCGAGACAAAGTCGCAG gcCACAGTTTAGGGTACGGATTTGTTAACTATCTTAACCCTAGTGATGCAGAAAGAGCTATCAGTACACTGAATGGACTAAGGCTACAGTCCAAAACTATCAAG GTTTCATATGCACGGCCCAGCTCTGATACAATAAAGGATGCCAACCTGTATATCAGCGGCCTGCCAAAGTCCATGACCCAGAAAGATGTGGAGGACATGTTTTCACGTTATGGACACATCATTAATTCCCGGGTACTTGTTGATCAGGGTACAG GTGTGTCCCGTGGGGTGGCTTTTATCCGATTTGACAAGCgggcagaggcagaggatgCCGTCAAAAACCTGAATGGCCAGAAACCACCGGGAGCCtctgagccaatcacagtgaAATTTGCTGCCAACCCAAACCAGGCAAAGAACACGCAGCTCATTTCTCAGCTCTACCACAACCAGTCCCGACGCTTCGGAGGACCCTTACACCACCAGGCACAGCGGTTTAG GTTTTCCCCCATGGGTGTTGATCACATGGGCAGCATGGGAGGCGTCAGCGTCCCTGGGAACTCCACCTCCGGCTGGTGCATCTTCATCTACAATCTGGGTCAAGATGCAGACGAGAGCATCCTGTGGCAGATGTTCGGCCCCTTTGGCGCTGTCACCAACGTCAAAGTGATCCGAGACTTCAACACCAACAAGTGCAAGGGCTTCGGCTTCGTTACCATGACAAACTACGAGGAGGCGGCAATGGCCATCGCCAGCCTGAACGGCTACCGGCTCGGAGACAAGATACTGCAAGTGTCCTTTAAGACCAGCAAGGGCCACAAGTAG
- the tspan37 gene encoding tetraspanin 37 — MSGQRRKTFKTTLLLVCQLLWVLGMVVGLGGVYLLMKYKQSSLFFSHIYIIMPAILALASATFQFASGCLGSRLSFRDSTFLQGLFIYLLVVVFCLESTASALAYFHSTKLDSDIASLSGVFQNYTGNNQDPNSRAVDATQEKLQCCGVHDYRDWLETSWFNHTGGVVVPHSCCNSTFPSCNGTLDQPWKLYTQGCQVKLVMTLQFVLSFIIWCSPVVFLVEVVLLLTMAQLMRDQPPMEYRILGKN; from the exons atgagtggtcagagaagaaaaactttcaaaacaacACTTCTGTTGGTGTGTCAACTTCTGTGG gtGCTGGGGATGGTGGTGGGCTTGGGTGGAGTCTATCTGCTGATGAAATACAAACAGAGcagcttatttttttctcacatcTACATCATCATGCCAGCTATCCTCGCTCTCGCCAGCGCTACTTTCCAATTTGCCAGCGGGTGCCTTGGCTCGCGGCTGAGCTTCAGGGATTCCACCTTTCTGCAGGGACTG TTCATTTATCTACTAGTTGTGGTCTTTTGTCTGGAAAGTACGGCTTCAGCTTTGGCTTATTTCCACTCTACAAAG CTGGATTCAGACATAGCTTCCCTCAGTGGAGTGTTTCAGAATTACACAGGCAACAACCAGGACCCCAACTCTCGAGCTGTGGATGCTACACAAGAGAAG TTGCAGTGTTGTGGTGTCCATGACTACAGGGACTGGCTTGAAACCTCCTGGTTTAACCATACTGGAGGAGTTGTAGTTCCTCACAGCTGCTGCAACTCTACTTTCCCCTCCTGCAATGGCACTTTGGACCAGCCATGGAAGCTTTACACACAG GGCTGCCAGGTGAAGCTGGTGATGACTTTACAGTTTGTGCTGAGTTTTATCATCTGGTGCTCCCCAGTGGTTTTTCTGGTGGAG GTTGTTCTGTTGCTGACGATGGCACAACTGATGAGGGACCAACCACCTATGGAATATCGCATACTGggcaaaaactaa
- the slc1a8b gene encoding solute carrier family 1 member 8b, which yields MEWLKKPLKGLVSVKIREYVKDYCKRNGLLTLSVFAVVTGCVLGFVLRSLNLSTQAKIYFSFPGELLMRMLKMLILPLITSSLMSGLSSMDTKASGRLGVLTITYYLWTTFIAVIVGIVLVLIIHPGTGSEKDGHHASSGPVMTSADALLDLIRNMIPSNLIEATFQQYRTDLVPIVQNSNVKESQANYVYVMPDYHNPQLGHPVFLEITPAPDIKYKIVPSTSKGMNVLGIVIFSATMGLLLGKMGQRGAPLVNVCQCINECVMKIINAAMWYFPFGIVFLVAGKILDMHDPAHLGEKLGMYFITVLSGLFVHGLILLPLFYFFFTRKNPFPYIRGLLQALVIALATSSSSATLPITMKCLLENCRVDRQIARFVLPVGATINMDGTALYEAVAAIFIAQVNEYDLDFGQLVTISITATAASIGAAGIPQAGLVTMVIVLTSVGLPPADISLIVAIDWVLDRFRTMINVLGDALAAGIMAHVCKKDFEKAAAAAAAANTSTTTAADRGGGPQRRDTVISFGNQSVALSDAPLIAHRCDYVFEVDGDNVLERPVACYNLCQV from the exons GCCAAGATTTATTTCTCCTTCCCTGGAGAGCTGCTGATGAGGATGTTAAAGATGTTGATTCTGCCGCTTATCACCTCCAG TCTTATGTCCGGTCTGTCATCCATGGACACAAAGGCAAGCGGTCGGCTAGGAGTCCTGACCATCACTTACTACCTGTGGACGACCTTCATTGCTGTCATCGTTGGCATCGTGCTGGTGCTCATCATTCACCCGGGAACGGGCTCAGAGAAGGATGGTCACCATGCAAGCTCAGGGCCTGTAATGACCTCTGCTGATGCTCTACTGGACCTCATCAG GAATATGATCCCATCAAATCTGATTGAAGCAACTTTCCAGCAG TACCGGACAGACTTGGTACCAATTGTGCAAAACTCTAATGTAAAAGAGTCACAGGCCAACTATGTGTACGTCATGCCCGACTACCACAACCCTCAGCTGGGTCACCCAGTTTTCCTGGAGATCACCCCTGCACCTGACATTAAGTATAAGATCGTCCCTAGTACGAGCAAGGGCATGAACGTCCTGGGGATTGTCATCTTCTCAGCCACCATGG GTCTGCTGCTGGGGAAGATGGGACAACGTGGAGCACCGTTGGTCAATGTGTGCCAGTGCATCAATGAGTGCGTCATGAAGATCATTAATGCAGCTATGTG GTACTTCCCCTTTGGTATTGTGTTCCTTGTGGCTGGGAAGATTCTGGATATGCACGACCCAGCCCACTTGGGGGAGAAGCTGGGCATGTACTTCATCACGGTCCTGTCGGGTCTGTTTGTGCATGGCCTCATCCTGCTTCCTCTCTTCTACTTCTTCTTCACTCGCAAGAACCCCTTCCCTTATATCAGAGGGCTGCTGCAGGCCCTGGTCATTGCACTGGCCACGTCATCCAG ctcagccaCTTTGCCAATCACCATGAAGTGTCTCCTGGAGAACTGCAGAGTGGACCGGCAGATCGCTCGCTTTGTGCTGCCAGTGGGAGCTACCATCAACATGGATGGGACAGCTCTGTATGAGGCAGTGGCGGCCATTTTTATTGCCCAGGTCAATGAGTATGATTTAGACTTTGGCCAGCTGGTCACCATTAG TATAACGGCAACAGCAGCCAGCATCGGGGCAGCTGGGATACCTCAAGCCGgtctggttaccatggtgattgTCCTGACTTCTGTGGGGTTACCACCTGCTGACATCTCACTGATTGTGGCCATTGACTGGGTTCT TGATCGCTTCCGGACGATGATCAATGTTCTTGGTGATGCCTTAGCTGCTGGGATAATGGCTCATGTGTGTAAGAAGGACTTCGAGAAAGCagccgctgctgctgcagctgccaacACCTctaccaccactgctgctgatcGCGGAGGTGGCCCCCAACGG agagacacagtaaTCTCCTTCGGTAATCAGAGCGTGGCACTGTCTGATGCTCCTTTGATCGCACACCGCTGCGATTATGTGTTTGAGGTGGATGGAGACAACGTGCTTGAGAGACCTGTGGCCTGCTACAACCTCTGCCAAGTCTGA
- the elavl1a gene encoding ELAV-like protein 1a isoform X3 yields MAVRRGHTKYLKADLQEVYDMSNGYEDHMGGDEGKDAKTNLIVNYLPQSMTQDELRSLFSSIGEVESAKLIRDKVAGHSLGYGFVNYLNPSDAERAISTLNGLRLQSKTIKVSYARPSSDTIKDANLYISGLPKSMTQKDVEDMFSRYGHIINSRVLVDQGTGTTGVSRGVAFIRFDKRAEAEDAVKNLNGQKPPGASEPITVKFAANPNQAKNTQLISQLYHNQSRRFGGPLHHQAQRFRFSPMGVDHMGSMGGVSVPGNSTSGWCIFIYNLGQDADESILWQMFGPFGAVTNVKVIRDFNTNKCKGFGFVTMTNYEEAAMAIASLNGYRLGDKILQVSFKTSKGHK; encoded by the exons ATGGCAGTTCGTCGAGGACACACTAAGTACTTGAAA GCCGACTTGCAGGAGGTGTATGACATGTCAAACGGTTATGAAGACCACATGGGAGGGGACGAGGGGAAGGATGCCAAGACCAACCTGATAGTGAACTACCTGCCTCAGAGCATGACGCAGGATGAGCTGCGAAGCCTGTTCAGCAGCATCGGAGAGGTGGAGTCTGCCAAGCTCATTCGAGACAAAGTCGCAG gcCACAGTTTAGGGTACGGATTTGTTAACTATCTTAACCCTAGTGATGCAGAAAGAGCTATCAGTACACTGAATGGACTAAGGCTACAGTCCAAAACTATCAAG GTTTCATATGCACGGCCCAGCTCTGATACAATAAAGGATGCCAACCTGTATATCAGCGGCCTGCCAAAGTCCATGACCCAGAAAGATGTGGAGGACATGTTTTCACGTTATGGACACATCATTAATTCCCGGGTACTTGTTGATCAGGGTACAGGTACGACAG GTGTGTCCCGTGGGGTGGCTTTTATCCGATTTGACAAGCgggcagaggcagaggatgCCGTCAAAAACCTGAATGGCCAGAAACCACCGGGAGCCtctgagccaatcacagtgaAATTTGCTGCCAACCCAAACCAGGCAAAGAACACGCAGCTCATTTCTCAGCTCTACCACAACCAGTCCCGACGCTTCGGAGGACCCTTACACCACCAGGCACAGCGGTTTAG GTTTTCCCCCATGGGTGTTGATCACATGGGCAGCATGGGAGGCGTCAGCGTCCCTGGGAACTCCACCTCCGGCTGGTGCATCTTCATCTACAATCTGGGTCAAGATGCAGACGAGAGCATCCTGTGGCAGATGTTCGGCCCCTTTGGCGCTGTCACCAACGTCAAAGTGATCCGAGACTTCAACACCAACAAGTGCAAGGGCTTCGGCTTCGTTACCATGACAAACTACGAGGAGGCGGCAATGGCCATCGCCAGCCTGAACGGCTACCGGCTCGGAGACAAGATACTGCAAGTGTCCTTTAAGACCAGCAAGGGCCACAAGTAG
- the elavl1a gene encoding ELAV-like protein 1a isoform X1, translating into MAVRRGHTKYLKAHLADLQEVYDMSNGYEDHMGGDEGKDAKTNLIVNYLPQSMTQDELRSLFSSIGEVESAKLIRDKVAGHSLGYGFVNYLNPSDAERAISTLNGLRLQSKTIKVSYARPSSDTIKDANLYISGLPKSMTQKDVEDMFSRYGHIINSRVLVDQGTGTTGVSRGVAFIRFDKRAEAEDAVKNLNGQKPPGASEPITVKFAANPNQAKNTQLISQLYHNQSRRFGGPLHHQAQRFRFSPMGVDHMGSMGGVSVPGNSTSGWCIFIYNLGQDADESILWQMFGPFGAVTNVKVIRDFNTNKCKGFGFVTMTNYEEAAMAIASLNGYRLGDKILQVSFKTSKGHK; encoded by the exons ATGGCAGTTCGTCGAGGACACACTAAGTACTTGAAA gcCCACCTGGCCGACTTGCAGGAGGTGTATGACATGTCAAACGGTTATGAAGACCACATGGGAGGGGACGAGGGGAAGGATGCCAAGACCAACCTGATAGTGAACTACCTGCCTCAGAGCATGACGCAGGATGAGCTGCGAAGCCTGTTCAGCAGCATCGGAGAGGTGGAGTCTGCCAAGCTCATTCGAGACAAAGTCGCAG gcCACAGTTTAGGGTACGGATTTGTTAACTATCTTAACCCTAGTGATGCAGAAAGAGCTATCAGTACACTGAATGGACTAAGGCTACAGTCCAAAACTATCAAG GTTTCATATGCACGGCCCAGCTCTGATACAATAAAGGATGCCAACCTGTATATCAGCGGCCTGCCAAAGTCCATGACCCAGAAAGATGTGGAGGACATGTTTTCACGTTATGGACACATCATTAATTCCCGGGTACTTGTTGATCAGGGTACAGGTACGACAG GTGTGTCCCGTGGGGTGGCTTTTATCCGATTTGACAAGCgggcagaggcagaggatgCCGTCAAAAACCTGAATGGCCAGAAACCACCGGGAGCCtctgagccaatcacagtgaAATTTGCTGCCAACCCAAACCAGGCAAAGAACACGCAGCTCATTTCTCAGCTCTACCACAACCAGTCCCGACGCTTCGGAGGACCCTTACACCACCAGGCACAGCGGTTTAG GTTTTCCCCCATGGGTGTTGATCACATGGGCAGCATGGGAGGCGTCAGCGTCCCTGGGAACTCCACCTCCGGCTGGTGCATCTTCATCTACAATCTGGGTCAAGATGCAGACGAGAGCATCCTGTGGCAGATGTTCGGCCCCTTTGGCGCTGTCACCAACGTCAAAGTGATCCGAGACTTCAACACCAACAAGTGCAAGGGCTTCGGCTTCGTTACCATGACAAACTACGAGGAGGCGGCAATGGCCATCGCCAGCCTGAACGGCTACCGGCTCGGAGACAAGATACTGCAAGTGTCCTTTAAGACCAGCAAGGGCCACAAGTAG
- the elavl1a gene encoding ELAV-like protein 1a isoform X5, producing the protein MAVRRGHTKYLKEVYDMSNGYEDHMGGDEGKDAKTNLIVNYLPQSMTQDELRSLFSSIGEVESAKLIRDKVAGHSLGYGFVNYLNPSDAERAISTLNGLRLQSKTIKVSYARPSSDTIKDANLYISGLPKSMTQKDVEDMFSRYGHIINSRVLVDQGTGVSRGVAFIRFDKRAEAEDAVKNLNGQKPPGASEPITVKFAANPNQAKNTQLISQLYHNQSRRFGGPLHHQAQRFRFSPMGVDHMGSMGGVSVPGNSTSGWCIFIYNLGQDADESILWQMFGPFGAVTNVKVIRDFNTNKCKGFGFVTMTNYEEAAMAIASLNGYRLGDKILQVSFKTSKGHK; encoded by the exons ATGGCAGTTCGTCGAGGACACACTAAGTACTTGAAA GAGGTGTATGACATGTCAAACGGTTATGAAGACCACATGGGAGGGGACGAGGGGAAGGATGCCAAGACCAACCTGATAGTGAACTACCTGCCTCAGAGCATGACGCAGGATGAGCTGCGAAGCCTGTTCAGCAGCATCGGAGAGGTGGAGTCTGCCAAGCTCATTCGAGACAAAGTCGCAG gcCACAGTTTAGGGTACGGATTTGTTAACTATCTTAACCCTAGTGATGCAGAAAGAGCTATCAGTACACTGAATGGACTAAGGCTACAGTCCAAAACTATCAAG GTTTCATATGCACGGCCCAGCTCTGATACAATAAAGGATGCCAACCTGTATATCAGCGGCCTGCCAAAGTCCATGACCCAGAAAGATGTGGAGGACATGTTTTCACGTTATGGACACATCATTAATTCCCGGGTACTTGTTGATCAGGGTACAG GTGTGTCCCGTGGGGTGGCTTTTATCCGATTTGACAAGCgggcagaggcagaggatgCCGTCAAAAACCTGAATGGCCAGAAACCACCGGGAGCCtctgagccaatcacagtgaAATTTGCTGCCAACCCAAACCAGGCAAAGAACACGCAGCTCATTTCTCAGCTCTACCACAACCAGTCCCGACGCTTCGGAGGACCCTTACACCACCAGGCACAGCGGTTTAG GTTTTCCCCCATGGGTGTTGATCACATGGGCAGCATGGGAGGCGTCAGCGTCCCTGGGAACTCCACCTCCGGCTGGTGCATCTTCATCTACAATCTGGGTCAAGATGCAGACGAGAGCATCCTGTGGCAGATGTTCGGCCCCTTTGGCGCTGTCACCAACGTCAAAGTGATCCGAGACTTCAACACCAACAAGTGCAAGGGCTTCGGCTTCGTTACCATGACAAACTACGAGGAGGCGGCAATGGCCATCGCCAGCCTGAACGGCTACCGGCTCGGAGACAAGATACTGCAAGTGTCCTTTAAGACCAGCAAGGGCCACAAGTAG